From the genome of Spirosomataceae bacterium TFI 002, one region includes:
- a CDS encoding DNA helicase-2 / ATP-dependent DNA helicase PcrA, producing MTSYLNELNEPQHTAVTHPEGPLMIIAGAGSGKTRVLTYRIAWLIEQGVNPFNILSLTFTNKAAQEMRERVEKVVGTDARNLWMGTFHSVFAKILRFEGKLLGYNSNFSIYDTDDSKSLLRSIIKDFDLDDKLYRVNTVLNRISNAKNTLISWESYLQHGVYADEDKSARMPDIGRIYKAYQLRMFQANAMDFDDLLFNTNVLFRDHLHVLNKYQHKFQHVMVDEFQDTNVSQYLITRKLAAVHQNICVVGDDAQSIYAFRGANIQNILNFQKDYPELQVVKLEQNYRSTQNIVNAANSLIGKNKGQLQKNVFTANEEGPKIDVLKAPSDNEEARTIANRIFEAKLNKQLTNSDFAILYRTNAQSRAFEEALRKINIKYRIIGGLSFYQRKEIKDILAYLRFTVNQQDTEAFKRIINLPKRGIGSQTVAKLIIAASDNNLPIWEVVNNIRTYFDGRAANSIANFADLIRSYQILLEQGDDAHNVAMHVAQSTGILRELYADKTVEGLARYENIQELLNSIKQYVDNEENEDKSLAAFLQNVSLLTNADQDDEDGDNDRVTMMSIHGSKGLEFNQVFVVGLEENLFPSQMMLQSRDDLEEERRLFYVAITRAEKELTLSYAESRYHYGRLNYCEPSRFLLEIDPAFLNLPKESTRPGRKSFTDDSEVVSAFGNKKERVLSNLKPVNRVQPSKPHVSTGDFKATDPNDLTEGAKVEHQKFGFGRITKLDKSGTSTKATVSFKTQGEKTLLLSFAKLRLVE from the coding sequence GTGACTAGTTATTTAAATGAATTGAATGAGCCGCAACATACTGCGGTTACGCATCCAGAGGGTCCATTAATGATCATTGCTGGAGCGGGATCTGGGAAGACAAGGGTATTGACTTATCGTATTGCGTGGTTGATAGAGCAAGGAGTGAATCCTTTTAACATTCTCTCGCTTACTTTTACAAATAAAGCTGCTCAGGAAATGCGGGAACGTGTAGAAAAAGTGGTGGGAACAGATGCTCGTAACTTGTGGATGGGAACTTTTCACTCGGTTTTTGCCAAAATATTACGTTTTGAAGGGAAATTACTGGGATATAATTCCAATTTCTCGATATACGATACCGATGATTCTAAGTCATTGTTGAGGTCTATCATTAAAGATTTTGATTTAGATGATAAATTATATAGAGTAAATACGGTTTTGAATCGTATTTCGAATGCCAAGAATACATTGATTTCATGGGAATCTTATTTGCAGCATGGTGTATATGCCGATGAAGATAAATCTGCTCGAATGCCCGACATTGGTAGGATTTATAAAGCCTATCAGCTAAGAATGTTTCAGGCAAACGCGATGGATTTTGATGACTTGTTATTCAATACAAATGTCCTTTTTAGAGATCATTTGCATGTGTTGAATAAATATCAGCACAAGTTTCAGCATGTGATGGTGGATGAGTTTCAGGATACAAACGTGTCTCAATATCTCATTACAAGAAAACTTGCCGCTGTACATCAAAATATTTGTGTTGTTGGTGACGATGCTCAAAGTATCTATGCATTCCGTGGAGCGAATATTCAGAATATTCTCAATTTTCAGAAGGACTACCCTGAGCTGCAAGTGGTAAAGCTTGAGCAAAATTATCGTTCTACACAGAATATTGTAAATGCTGCAAATTCACTGATTGGCAAAAATAAGGGTCAGTTACAAAAGAATGTTTTTACAGCAAATGAAGAAGGGCCAAAAATAGATGTGTTAAAAGCCCCATCGGATAATGAAGAAGCTCGCACCATTGCCAATAGGATTTTTGAAGCAAAGCTTAATAAGCAATTAACCAATAGTGATTTTGCGATTTTGTATCGGACAAATGCTCAATCGAGGGCTTTTGAGGAAGCTTTACGAAAGATCAACATTAAGTATCGAATTATCGGTGGTTTGTCTTTTTATCAAAGAAAAGAAATCAAAGACATTTTGGCTTACTTACGTTTCACTGTAAACCAGCAGGACACGGAGGCATTCAAGCGGATCATTAATTTACCGAAGCGTGGAATTGGTAGCCAAACAGTTGCCAAACTAATTATTGCGGCCAGTGATAACAACCTTCCTATTTGGGAAGTGGTAAACAATATAAGAACGTATTTTGATGGTCGTGCGGCCAATAGTATTGCGAACTTTGCTGACCTTATTCGTAGCTATCAGATTTTGCTCGAACAGGGTGATGATGCTCACAATGTTGCCATGCATGTAGCTCAATCTACGGGTATTTTACGAGAGTTATATGCCGATAAAACCGTGGAGGGGCTTGCCCGCTACGAGAATATTCAAGAATTGCTCAATAGTATAAAGCAATATGTAGATAATGAAGAAAACGAGGATAAAAGCTTAGCGGCTTTTCTTCAGAATGTGTCATTACTGACCAATGCGGACCAAGATGATGAAGATGGCGACAACGATAGAGTGACCATGATGTCTATTCATGGGAGTAAAGGCTTGGAGTTTAATCAGGTATTTGTGGTTGGTCTAGAAGAAAATCTCTTCCCGTCGCAAATGATGCTACAAAGTCGCGATGATTTGGAAGAGGAACGTAGGCTTTTTTATGTAGCGATAACTCGAGCAGAAAAAGAGCTTACACTGTCTTACGCCGAAAGTAGATACCACTATGGAAGGTTGAACTATTGTGAGCCGAGTAGATTTTTGCTTGAGATTGACCCTGCTTTTCTCAACTTACCCAAAGAATCAACTCGACCAGGTAGAAAGTCTTTTACTGACGATAGTGAGGTGGTGTCGGCATTTGGCAACAAAAAAGAAAGAGTACTCTCCAACCTGAAACCTGTTAATAGAGTTCAGCCTTCAAAACCGCATGTAAGTACTGGTGATTTTAAAGCAACCGACCCAAATGACCTTACAGAAGGAGCGAAGGTGGAACATCAAAAATTTGGTTTTGGTAGAATTACCAAGCTAGATAAGTCTGGTACAAGTACAAAAGCTACAGTATCCTTTAAAACTCAAGGAGAGAAAACGCTTTTACTCAGTTTTGCTAAGTTAAGATTGGTGGAGTAG
- a CDS encoding Na+/H+ antiporter NhaD — MTTLLILIFVIGYLGIVLEHNISIDKSSSALLAGSLCWTVVAFISNDPHHMNEELLHHLSEIASILFFLMGAMTIVELIDTYEGFDIITDKITTKSQIKLLWIICTLTFFLSAILDNLTTTIVMVTLIKKIIDKQDLRLIFVGMIVVSANAGGAWSPMGDVTTTMLWIGGQITAGNIVKTLFLPSLVCMIIPLIAVSTTVRGFLPDKLFGDGSSKKNVGSAKYIIFFTGIGGLLFVPLFKTVTHLPPFMGMLLSLGLLWLVTELILKKKEEKFRNEYSVYRALEKVDMPSVLFFLGILLAVSALQTVGILTDLAAWLSSAIESQTIIVTLIGLLSAIVDNVPLVAASMGMYSLEQFATDDPFWELLAYCAGTGGSALIIGSAAGVAAMGLDNIRFFWYVKKISWLALIGYFAGIGVFLLQSMFA, encoded by the coding sequence ATGACTACATTACTTATACTGATTTTTGTAATCGGTTACTTGGGCATCGTGCTAGAGCACAATATTTCAATTGATAAATCATCATCTGCCCTTCTTGCTGGATCACTTTGTTGGACCGTTGTTGCATTTATTAGTAATGATCCTCATCATATGAATGAGGAACTCTTGCATCACCTTAGTGAAATTGCAAGTATTCTGTTCTTCTTGATGGGAGCAATGACCATAGTAGAGTTAATTGACACTTACGAGGGCTTCGATATAATTACAGACAAAATCACCACCAAAAGCCAAATTAAGCTGCTTTGGATTATTTGTACACTTACATTCTTCTTATCAGCCATTCTAGACAACCTTACTACCACCATTGTAATGGTAACCCTGATAAAGAAAATCATTGATAAGCAGGATCTTAGGCTCATTTTTGTGGGTATGATTGTAGTTTCGGCAAATGCTGGAGGGGCATGGTCTCCTATGGGAGATGTAACTACCACAATGCTCTGGATTGGTGGACAAATCACAGCAGGTAATATTGTTAAAACTTTATTTTTGCCAAGTTTGGTTTGTATGATTATTCCGCTAATTGCGGTTTCTACTACCGTGAGAGGGTTCCTGCCAGATAAACTATTTGGTGATGGCAGCTCTAAGAAAAATGTTGGAAGTGCTAAGTATATTATCTTTTTCACAGGAATAGGTGGTTTGCTTTTTGTTCCACTTTTCAAAACGGTAACTCATCTTCCTCCTTTTATGGGGATGTTACTTTCATTGGGTTTACTTTGGTTAGTAACCGAGTTGATTTTAAAGAAGAAAGAAGAAAAGTTTCGCAACGAATATTCTGTTTATCGTGCATTAGAAAAAGTAGATATGCCCAGCGTACTCTTTTTCTTAGGAATACTTTTAGCAGTTTCTGCATTACAAACTGTAGGTATCTTAACTGATTTGGCAGCTTGGTTGTCTTCTGCAATTGAAAGTCAAACAATTATCGTTACACTGATAGGCTTGCTTTCTGCAATCGTTGATAATGTGCCTCTGGTCGCTGCTTCAATGGGAATGTATAGTTTAGAGCAATTTGCTACAGATGATCCTTTCTGGGAGTTATTGGCTTATTGTGCAGGAACAGGTGGATCAGCCTTGATTATTGGTTCTGCGGCAGGTGTTGCTGCAATGGGGCTCGATAATATTCGCTTCTTTTGGTATGTTAAGAAAATAAGTTGGTTAGCACTTATTGGCTATTTTGCTGGTATTGGAGTATTTTTGCTACAATCAATGTTTGCATAA
- a CDS encoding TonB-linked outer membrane protein, SusC/RagA family: MIKKLLFIVLVVGILPVLAQNKTVSGVVTDSDDGSTLSGVSVVVQGTTQGTLTDSEGKYSINAAAKDVLIFSFIGMQTQSVTVGNNSMLNVSMLSDANQLDAIVVTALGIKREEKTLSYAQQTVGSEELVRTRDPNFMNSLAGKAAGVEIKRSSSGAGGSTKVVLRGNKSLSGDSSPLFVIDGIPMANNRGNQPGMWGGTDRGDGLSAINPEDIESISILRGSNAAVLYGSQGANGVVLITTKSGKSGKATVTLNSGFTNENYIELPELQYKYGAKGNAKESWSTTSGNYDDSFVKNFFETGHNMYNALTISGGTDKTKAYFSYANTKANGITPNNDYAKNNFSFKQSTKLLNDKITVSSNIILAIEKSENRLPAGYYLNPLTGLYMFPRERNFNDFKDNYQIFDAARNLNKQNWFVSDHHQSNPYWIINNEPKVDDSKRVIGSMSVAYNILDNLTLQVRGNYDYAARQFEQQHAATSNSTNVHPNGAWDYTNYDDQLAYADAILTYNTDITKDLSLNAVVGSSYQKTIYGVGVGVGTGTTGLLYPNEFYFQNLPTNVQVSSLTNGSVVKQGLFGNLQFGLKEFLFLDLSGRNDWASTLALTGNDSYFYPSVGLTGIVSEMFKMPSFITFGKLRASYTQVGNEVPFNRIFPQNSINASGGVVRNTVKPFLNAKPEIITSLEFGADWRFFHNRFGIDFTYYDITSKDQFIQVPTVSGEGGYTTEFINAGEISNKGIELTISATPYKTNDFQWVSALNFTRNRNTIVDIGPDDKKTIQLGSSEGFDSKLVEGGSFNDLYVLKFQRDAQGRIIFDAGKPLRTATTELIGNLDPRWSLGWNNNFTYKRLNMGILINGKFGGNVFSQTESMLDGAGVSLRSADARDAGGVEVNGVDKATDAAITKVDAETWYRAIGDRNGIGEAYVFDRTNIRLAQFNVGYDLNLAQTKLPIKAATISFIGNNLFFLYKVAPFDPELAMSTNQNAQGLDNFNLPSTRTYGVNLKLTF, from the coding sequence ATGATAAAAAAACTACTCTTTATTGTGCTAGTAGTGGGTATACTCCCAGTATTGGCACAAAACAAAACGGTCTCTGGTGTAGTGACTGATTCCGACGATGGCTCTACTCTTTCTGGTGTGAGTGTCGTTGTACAAGGAACTACTCAAGGAACACTAACCGATTCAGAAGGAAAGTATTCGATTAATGCTGCGGCAAAAGATGTATTGATCTTCTCTTTCATTGGAATGCAAACACAATCAGTTACAGTTGGGAATAATAGCATGCTTAATGTCAGTATGTTAAGCGATGCCAATCAATTGGATGCGATTGTAGTGACTGCATTAGGTATCAAGCGTGAAGAAAAAACACTTTCTTATGCTCAGCAAACTGTAGGTTCGGAAGAACTTGTGAGAACAAGGGACCCTAACTTTATGAACAGCCTTGCAGGAAAAGCAGCTGGGGTTGAGATAAAAAGAAGTAGCTCAGGAGCTGGTGGATCTACCAAAGTTGTATTAAGAGGAAATAAGTCACTTAGTGGTGATAGTTCTCCACTATTTGTAATCGACGGAATTCCAATGGCGAACAATAGAGGTAATCAGCCAGGAATGTGGGGTGGTACCGATAGAGGAGATGGTCTTTCTGCTATCAACCCAGAAGATATTGAAAGTATCAGTATTTTGAGAGGGTCAAATGCCGCTGTACTATATGGTAGCCAAGGAGCAAACGGTGTAGTACTTATTACTACCAAGTCTGGTAAGTCTGGTAAAGCAACAGTGACTCTCAATTCTGGTTTCACAAACGAAAACTATATTGAGCTTCCAGAACTTCAATATAAGTATGGTGCTAAGGGTAATGCTAAAGAAAGTTGGTCTACTACTTCTGGAAATTATGATGATTCTTTTGTGAAGAACTTCTTCGAAACTGGTCATAATATGTACAATGCACTTACTATTAGCGGTGGTACGGATAAAACAAAGGCTTACTTTTCTTATGCAAATACAAAGGCAAATGGAATAACGCCAAACAACGATTACGCTAAAAACAATTTCTCATTTAAGCAATCAACAAAATTGCTTAATGATAAAATCACGGTGAGCTCAAATATCATTCTTGCGATAGAAAAGAGTGAAAATAGACTTCCTGCTGGGTATTACCTAAATCCATTGACGGGTTTGTATATGTTCCCAAGAGAAAGAAACTTCAATGATTTTAAAGATAATTATCAAATTTTTGATGCTGCAAGGAACTTGAACAAGCAAAACTGGTTCGTATCTGACCACCATCAATCAAACCCTTATTGGATTATAAACAATGAGCCTAAAGTTGATGATTCTAAAAGAGTAATTGGTAGCATGAGTGTTGCCTATAATATCCTTGACAACTTGACTCTTCAAGTTAGAGGTAATTATGATTATGCAGCTAGACAATTTGAACAGCAACACGCAGCAACTTCAAACTCTACCAATGTTCACCCTAATGGAGCATGGGATTATACCAATTATGACGATCAGTTGGCTTACGCTGATGCGATTTTGACTTACAATACTGATATAACTAAAGACTTAAGTTTAAATGCAGTTGTAGGATCTAGTTATCAAAAAACAATTTATGGAGTAGGAGTTGGTGTAGGAACTGGAACGACAGGTTTGCTTTACCCAAATGAGTTTTATTTCCAAAACCTACCTACCAATGTACAGGTTTCATCTTTGACCAATGGTTCTGTTGTAAAGCAGGGTCTGTTTGGTAACCTTCAGTTTGGACTCAAAGAATTCTTATTCCTTGACCTTTCTGGAAGAAATGACTGGGCTTCTACTTTAGCTTTGACTGGAAATGATTCTTACTTCTATCCATCTGTAGGTCTTACAGGTATAGTAAGTGAAATGTTTAAAATGCCATCATTTATTACTTTTGGTAAGTTAAGAGCATCTTATACGCAAGTGGGTAACGAAGTGCCATTTAATCGTATTTTCCCACAAAATAGTATCAATGCTAGTGGTGGAGTTGTTAGAAACACGGTTAAGCCTTTCTTGAATGCCAAGCCTGAAATCATTACTAGTTTGGAATTCGGTGCAGATTGGAGATTTTTCCATAACCGTTTCGGGATAGATTTCACATATTATGATATTACTAGTAAGGATCAATTTATTCAGGTACCTACTGTATCTGGAGAAGGTGGATACACAACCGAGTTTATCAATGCTGGTGAAATTTCTAACAAAGGAATTGAGCTTACAATAAGTGCAACACCATACAAGACAAATGACTTCCAATGGGTGTCTGCTTTAAACTTTACAAGAAACCGTAACACAATTGTGGATATCGGACCAGACGACAAGAAAACAATTCAGTTGGGTAGTTCAGAAGGTTTCGATTCGAAGCTTGTTGAAGGTGGATCATTTAATGATTTGTATGTACTTAAGTTCCAAAGAGATGCTCAGGGAAGAATCATTTTTGACGCAGGTAAGCCTTTAAGAACTGCGACTACAGAGCTAATCGGAAACTTGGATCCAAGATGGTCTTTAGGGTGGAATAACAATTTCACTTACAAAAGATTAAACATGGGAATACTTATCAATGGTAAGTTCGGTGGAAATGTATTTAGTCAAACTGAGTCTATGCTTGATGGTGCTGGAGTATCATTAAGAAGTGCTGATGCTAGAGATGCTGGTGGTGTAGAAGTAAATGGAGTAGATAAAGCTACAGATGCTGCGATCACGAAAGTTGATGCCGAAACATGGTACAGAGCAATTGGAGATAGAAACGGAATAGGCGAGGCCTATGTTTTTGATCGTACCAATATTAGACTTGCTCAGTTTAACGTAGGTTATGATTTGAATTTGGCACAAACCAAACTTCCAATCAAGGCTGCTACTATTTCATTTATTGGAAATAATTTATTTTTCCTTTACAAAGTTGCACCATTCGATCCTGAATTGGCAATGAGTACTAATCAAAATGCTCAAGGATTGGACAACTTCAACCTTCCGTCAACAAGAACTTACGGTGTTAACTTAAAACTAACTTTTTAA
- a CDS encoding Susd and RagB outer membrane lipoprotein yields the protein MKKFIYLIVSAIAFTSCTDNFEEINTNPYQISTESLKQDFNHVGSFYPSMLGQIFGNQIDHNLTNVTYSQHLATPTPFVGGVNNTTYYIRWNGYWGREYNNVMAPAKQVIEIAEKDGYTVFVEWANLIKIISMSRVTLYQGPVIYTNFGKTGSVLYDSEEVLYKAFFSDLDRIIAEFNNNKDYVGLNSFDASYGGNVAKWAKYANSLRLQLAMRVSKVDPALAKKEGEKALADPAGLILSNADNFNISGYGAKFHPAQICFEWGDTRMSATMESILIGYKDNRIEKYFDPVSDLSLVSDHPAWPYKGIRNGAELVAKDDRLSYSTLDVSFNDPAKVTKRKVMSADEVYFLKAEAALRGWAGAGDAKTNYESGVRASFELWGAGGVDAYLADNSSLPIDYVDPKAPTGVNAFKNGITNTVAWDEAASKEIKLEKIITQKWIACYTNEMESWMDHRRTGYPKLPPVYQNSSNADWGVIPKGDILRRMPFVTAERNGNPAGVADATAKLKGPDEIGTRLWWDTGGPNF from the coding sequence ATGAAGAAATTTATATATCTCATTGTCTCTGCCATTGCTTTCACTAGCTGTACGGACAATTTTGAAGAGATCAACACAAACCCATATCAGATTTCTACGGAGTCGTTAAAGCAAGACTTTAATCACGTTGGATCGTTTTATCCTTCTATGCTTGGTCAGATTTTTGGAAATCAAATTGACCATAATTTAACAAATGTGACTTATTCGCAGCATTTGGCTACACCTACTCCTTTCGTAGGTGGAGTTAATAATACCACATATTACATTCGTTGGAATGGATACTGGGGACGCGAGTATAATAATGTAATGGCACCTGCTAAGCAAGTGATTGAAATTGCTGAAAAGGATGGATACACTGTCTTTGTAGAATGGGCAAACCTGATTAAGATTATTTCTATGTCAAGAGTAACACTTTATCAAGGGCCAGTTATCTACACTAACTTTGGTAAAACAGGAAGCGTTCTTTACGATAGTGAAGAGGTTTTGTACAAAGCATTTTTTAGTGATTTAGATAGAATTATCGCAGAGTTTAATAACAATAAGGACTATGTAGGATTGAATAGTTTTGACGCTAGTTATGGTGGTAATGTTGCAAAATGGGCTAAATATGCCAATTCTCTTAGATTACAACTTGCGATGAGAGTTTCTAAAGTGGACCCAGCATTAGCAAAGAAAGAAGGAGAAAAGGCATTGGCTGATCCAGCTGGACTTATCCTTTCTAACGCTGACAACTTTAATATCTCTGGATATGGTGCTAAGTTTCACCCAGCACAAATTTGTTTTGAGTGGGGTGATACTCGTATGAGTGCTACTATGGAGTCTATTCTTATTGGTTACAAAGACAATAGAATTGAGAAATATTTTGATCCAGTTTCTGACCTTTCTTTAGTTAGTGATCACCCAGCATGGCCTTACAAAGGAATCCGTAATGGAGCTGAATTAGTTGCTAAGGACGATAGATTAAGCTACTCTACTTTAGATGTTAGTTTTAATGATCCTGCTAAAGTAACTAAGCGTAAAGTAATGAGTGCAGACGAAGTTTATTTCTTGAAAGCAGAAGCTGCATTGAGAGGATGGGCTGGAGCTGGAGACGCTAAAACAAACTACGAGTCAGGAGTTAGAGCTTCTTTCGAATTGTGGGGTGCTGGTGGCGTAGATGCTTATCTTGCTGACAATTCTAGCCTACCAATTGATTATGTAGATCCTAAAGCACCTACAGGTGTGAATGCATTTAAAAATGGAATTACTAATACTGTAGCTTGGGATGAAGCGGCATCTAAGGAAATTAAGCTTGAGAAAATTATTACTCAAAAATGGATTGCATGTTACACCAACGAAATGGAATCATGGATGGACCACAGAAGAACTGGTTATCCTAAACTTCCACCCGTATACCAAAACAGCAGTAATGCTGACTGGGGTGTGATACCAAAAGGTGATATTCTTAGAAGAATGCCATTTGTAACAGCAGAAAGAAACGGAAACCCTGCTGGTGTTGCTGATGCAACGGCCAAATTAAAAGGTCCAGATGAAATTGGAACTCGCCTTTGGTGGGATACTGGTGGACCAAATTTCTAA